A window of the Phycisphaerae bacterium genome harbors these coding sequences:
- a CDS encoding BatA domain-containing protein: MGLFDHSMLAQSLLTPSLFTWGAAAVSLPILIHLFARRRFRRIRWAAMEFLVDAEKRNKRRMFIEELILLALRCLAILALAAMFARPFVSSDSVAAAWGGRQRVERVILVDDSFSMGYRSGEETVFDRARSAVTRLVDAFRRESPQDTVTLLRMSDIAAPVVAAATLDQAQYGEILTRLGALEPTQLPLGLSKVFEQTAAVLGEGGEVLNAVVYVVSDFQQKDWVRPAGAGGGSGGNLLEPLREWAGEERGLRVVLVNIGDENAVNQAVTDLVLPAGAVVAGTPVTLKGSVVRFADATAGDVELQLTLGTQGQPTQTISRLEPRQPNIVDFEVEFARPGSESIRLEIPDDGLPVDDTRFQAAEVVSAVRVLIVNGEPSSDALLDEAQLLSTALRPEGEVFSGFEPVVVDEAGFEDSRLGDYHVVVLANVFRVSPAMVSALDAFVADGGGLMVFGGDQVDPESYNTVLYQDGEGLLPARIGERIAPTEPVHLSITDRTHPAFRAMGVEGDPLGLGAVPFYEFHDIQLPEDNAGGEATTGAVGAVEAAPAEHQKADRGVRVVARFTDPERTPAIVERNFGRGRVILLGFPADKEWDTWPDHPTYLPVMLELVQHAATPAGLEGARLVGMPLEVSIDPSRYLPDAMLRTPSFPDEPEVPIRAVSAGENKGLVARWDFAGRAGVYQFVLRRQDGTEDVRMVPVNLDARESDLRMAGEPELRRAMPEPAFEYIVGLEGLDARSGDTRVELWRGLWVLVIVVLMAEQVLAFRWGRRR, from the coding sequence ATGGGTCTTTTCGATCATTCCATGCTGGCGCAGTCGCTTCTGACACCGAGCCTCTTCACGTGGGGCGCGGCGGCGGTGTCACTTCCTATTCTCATCCATCTCTTTGCCCGCCGTCGTTTTCGGCGGATCCGATGGGCGGCGATGGAATTCCTCGTCGATGCCGAGAAGCGCAACAAGCGGCGGATGTTCATCGAGGAACTCATCCTGCTCGCGCTGCGCTGCCTGGCGATCCTCGCCTTGGCGGCCATGTTCGCCCGCCCGTTCGTTTCCTCGGACAGCGTCGCCGCCGCGTGGGGCGGACGACAGCGCGTGGAGCGCGTCATTCTCGTCGATGACAGCTTCAGCATGGGTTATCGCAGCGGCGAAGAGACGGTGTTTGACCGCGCCCGGTCGGCGGTCACGCGCCTGGTCGATGCGTTCCGTCGGGAAAGCCCGCAGGATACGGTCACACTCTTGCGCATGAGCGATATCGCGGCGCCGGTTGTTGCCGCCGCGACGCTCGATCAGGCACAGTACGGGGAAATCCTCACGAGGCTCGGCGCTCTGGAACCGACGCAGTTGCCGCTGGGCCTGTCCAAGGTCTTTGAGCAGACGGCGGCCGTGCTCGGCGAAGGCGGGGAAGTGCTCAACGCGGTCGTGTACGTGGTCAGCGATTTTCAGCAGAAGGACTGGGTGCGGCCTGCGGGAGCCGGAGGGGGTTCCGGCGGGAATCTCCTCGAGCCGCTTCGCGAATGGGCCGGTGAGGAGCGCGGGCTGCGGGTCGTGCTGGTCAATATCGGGGATGAAAACGCGGTCAACCAGGCGGTGACGGATTTGGTGCTCCCTGCCGGTGCGGTGGTGGCCGGGACGCCGGTCACGCTCAAGGGGAGCGTTGTCCGGTTCGCCGACGCAACGGCGGGGGATGTCGAGCTGCAACTGACGCTCGGGACACAGGGACAACCCACGCAGACCATTTCGCGCCTGGAACCGCGGCAGCCCAACATCGTCGACTTCGAAGTGGAATTCGCCCGTCCGGGATCTGAGTCCATTCGCCTGGAGATTCCCGACGACGGACTGCCCGTCGACGACACGCGATTTCAGGCGGCCGAGGTGGTCAGCGCCGTGCGCGTGCTGATCGTGAACGGCGAACCATCTTCGGACGCACTTCTCGACGAAGCGCAACTGTTGTCCACGGCCCTTCGCCCGGAAGGCGAAGTCTTCAGTGGATTCGAACCCGTCGTAGTCGATGAGGCGGGCTTCGAAGACTCCCGCCTGGGTGATTATCACGTTGTCGTGCTGGCAAACGTCTTTCGCGTCTCTCCCGCGATGGTTTCAGCGCTCGACGCCTTCGTAGCGGACGGCGGAGGGCTGATGGTTTTCGGAGGGGACCAGGTCGATCCGGAGTCCTACAACACGGTCCTCTATCAGGACGGCGAAGGACTCCTGCCTGCTCGGATCGGTGAGCGCATCGCGCCCACGGAGCCGGTGCATCTCTCCATAACGGATCGAACGCATCCCGCGTTTCGCGCCATGGGAGTGGAGGGCGATCCCCTCGGACTCGGTGCTGTTCCTTTTTATGAGTTCCACGACATCCAGTTGCCGGAAGATAACGCCGGCGGCGAGGCAACGACCGGCGCCGTCGGAGCCGTGGAAGCCGCCCCCGCGGAACATCAGAAAGCGGATCGCGGCGTGCGTGTCGTAGCGCGATTTACCGACCCGGAGCGTACGCCCGCGATCGTCGAACGGAATTTCGGTCGAGGTCGTGTAATCCTGCTGGGATTCCCAGCGGACAAGGAGTGGGACACGTGGCCGGATCATCCTACGTATCTGCCGGTCATGCTCGAGCTGGTTCAACATGCCGCGACGCCGGCCGGGCTGGAAGGCGCGCGTCTTGTCGGCATGCCGCTGGAGGTTTCGATCGACCCGTCGAGGTATCTTCCGGACGCGATGCTGCGCACGCCTTCCTTCCCGGATGAGCCGGAGGTTCCGATCCGCGCGGTGTCCGCGGGCGAGAACAAGGGGCTTGTGGCGCGCTGGGATTTCGCCGGGCGCGCCGGGGTCTACCAGTTCGTACTCCGTCGGCAGGACGGGACGGAGGACGTGCGCATGGTTCCGGTGAATCTCGACGCGCGGGAGAGTGACTTGCGCATGGCCGGTGAGCCCGAGCTGCGCCGCGCGATGCCCGAGCCGGCGTTCGAATACATCGTCGGGCTCGAAGGTCTGGACGCCCGCAGCGGTGACACACGTGTCGAGCTCTGGCGGGGACTCTGGGTCCTGGTGATCGTGGTCCTGATGGCCGAGCAGGTGCTCGCCTTTCGCTGGGGGCGACGCCGATGA